From Chryseobacterium joostei, the proteins below share one genomic window:
- the dnaG gene encoding DNA primase, protein MISKQTIDKIFSTIRVEEIVGEYVQLKRAGSNFKGLSPFHEEKSPSFVVSPSKQIWKDFSTGKGGTAISFLMEIENFTYPEALRHAAKKYGIEIEEDLREISEEAKHAQTEKDLLYKIHEVANTYFQEILWDDDEGRSIGLAYFKERELKDDIIKKFQLGYSPEKKNAFTTYALEKGYNKEILEKSGLSIFPENTPAGVDRFRERVIFPIHSFSGRVLGFGARILKNNVKTAKYLNSPETEIYHKSNVLYGLNQSKQAISRKNGCLLVEGYMDVISLHMSGIENVVASSGTSLTTEQIKLIKRLTENVTILFDGDNAGIKASFRSIDMLLTEGMNIRVLLFPDGDDPDSFARKHPQEYVEKYIENEAMDFIDFKAEILLRDVGSDPIKKAEAIRDIVKSVSFVQNALKREVYLKEVSNKFGLSEQSLFNELDVQKQITQNQTHHVQQQQKEKAAAPKMEIVPLDKEKEDPFLFDVLFMENKLVDHMLMFGDIVLKRKNEQNEEYQITVIEEILHHFEEEQYTFLVKENEIIINQVREGIQKDELRSGNFFVSFMDEEITTKVVDALLPLDELENWASRNIYPPNYGDKVADQIKGDVLLHKYRYIDYLITETAKELDEYSSTDETKYYELIKKITLLKQASIRLSNIIEYSPIKGIYGNRKR, encoded by the coding sequence ATGATTTCTAAGCAGACCATTGATAAAATATTCTCCACAATCCGCGTTGAAGAGATTGTAGGTGAGTATGTGCAGTTGAAAAGAGCAGGGTCTAACTTTAAAGGACTCAGCCCTTTTCATGAAGAAAAGTCTCCAAGTTTTGTGGTTTCTCCAAGTAAGCAGATCTGGAAGGATTTCTCTACAGGAAAAGGAGGTACAGCGATCTCTTTCCTAATGGAAATTGAAAACTTTACTTATCCTGAGGCACTTCGCCATGCAGCCAAGAAATACGGAATTGAAATTGAAGAAGATCTCCGTGAAATTTCTGAGGAAGCAAAGCATGCACAGACTGAAAAGGATCTATTGTATAAGATCCATGAGGTTGCCAATACCTATTTTCAGGAGATCCTTTGGGATGATGATGAGGGTAGAAGTATAGGTCTTGCTTATTTTAAGGAAAGAGAGCTTAAGGATGATATTATCAAGAAGTTCCAGCTTGGATATTCACCCGAAAAAAAGAATGCCTTTACAACCTATGCTTTAGAAAAAGGATACAATAAGGAGATTCTTGAAAAATCAGGACTTTCCATTTTCCCTGAAAATACACCTGCAGGAGTAGATCGTTTCAGAGAAAGGGTTATTTTCCCGATCCATAGTTTTTCAGGAAGGGTTTTAGGATTTGGAGCAAGGATTCTTAAGAACAATGTTAAGACTGCAAAGTATCTCAATTCACCGGAAACAGAGATTTATCATAAATCCAATGTTCTTTACGGATTAAACCAAAGTAAGCAGGCTATTTCGAGAAAGAATGGCTGTCTTTTGGTAGAAGGATATATGGATGTGATTTCTCTTCATATGTCCGGAATAGAGAACGTGGTAGCCAGTTCCGGAACTTCCCTGACTACAGAGCAAATTAAGTTGATTAAAAGGCTTACAGAAAATGTAACGATCCTTTTTGACGGAGACAATGCCGGTATTAAAGCCAGTTTCCGAAGCATTGATATGTTGCTGACAGAGGGAATGAACATCCGCGTATTGCTATTTCCGGATGGTGATGACCCGGATTCCTTTGCCAGAAAACATCCACAGGAATATGTTGAAAAATACATTGAAAATGAAGCGATGGATTTCATCGACTTTAAGGCTGAAATTCTTCTAAGGGATGTAGGAAGTGATCCTATAAAAAAGGCTGAAGCTATTCGTGATATTGTAAAATCGGTTTCCTTTGTACAGAACGCACTGAAAAGAGAGGTGTATCTTAAGGAGGTTTCCAATAAGTTTGGTCTTTCTGAGCAGAGTCTTTTTAATGAGCTGGATGTTCAGAAACAAATTACTCAGAATCAGACGCATCATGTTCAGCAGCAGCAAAAAGAAAAAGCGGCAGCTCCAAAAATGGAGATTGTTCCGTTGGATAAGGAAAAAGAAGATCCCTTTCTGTTTGATGTCTTGTTTATGGAGAATAAACTGGTAGATCATATGCTGATGTTTGGGGATATTGTATTGAAGAGGAAGAATGAACAAAATGAAGAGTATCAGATTACCGTTATTGAGGAAATTTTGCATCATTTTGAAGAGGAGCAATATACATTTTTAGTTAAAGAAAACGAGATCATTATTAACCAGGTAAGAGAGGGAATTCAGAAAGATGAACTTAGAAGTGGGAACTTTTTTGTATCTTTTATGGATGAAGAGATTACCACCAAGGTGGTGGATGCCTTACTGCCTTTGGATGAACTTGAAAACTGGGCTTCCAGAAACATCTATCCGCCCAATTACGGAGATAAGGTGGCAGATCAGATCAAAGGGGATGTTTTATTGCATAAATACAGGTATATTGATTATTTAATCACAGAAACAGCCAAGGAACTTGATGAATACAGCAGTACGGATGAAACCAAGTATTATGAGCTGATTAAAAAGATTACCTTACTGAAACAGGCTTCCATACGATTAAGCAATATCATCGAATACTCACCGATTAAGGGTATTTATGGGAATAGAAAAAGATAG
- a CDS encoding T9SS type A sorting domain-containing protein: MRKIYLFFLLLCMQFFFAQFTENDIKFWVGTGSKKAYFIADFNDNNTPKSYAWGYRFDADNLMAEDMINAIISAEPKMQADIFSGYLFSFSYNHHAPGTDDSWIPWFGPSAENMSNENNGAGYVHLTDGLWFGITYGTDNGQVDIPPSTPVPAYSSQWFTSSQIINWIGTGNNKSLVVIDFGTDNANGSANSFVFGIKYNGSITAEQALQLIKSQASYFNFTSGNNQISNLSLNTFAGNTSGTQNWKLYTGKDLSSWQKKADLSQIQLSNNSWLGLGFGERRPFTPTEANNATLGVASVQKNKFGVYPNPTSDFIHIETSENIKEVNIYSAPGQKVMTSQAATINVKSLNAGVYWVEIKTSNSSTIHRMVKK, from the coding sequence ATGAGAAAAATCTATCTTTTTTTCTTGCTGCTTTGTATGCAGTTTTTCTTTGCTCAATTCACAGAAAACGACATTAAGTTTTGGGTAGGAACGGGTTCTAAAAAGGCTTATTTCATTGCCGATTTCAATGACAATAACACTCCAAAATCCTATGCGTGGGGGTATCGTTTTGACGCCGATAATCTAATGGCAGAAGACATGATCAATGCCATTATATCAGCAGAGCCTAAAATGCAGGCTGATATTTTTTCAGGATATCTGTTCAGCTTCTCCTATAACCATCATGCTCCGGGTACCGATGATTCCTGGATTCCCTGGTTCGGGCCAAGTGCAGAAAATATGTCTAATGAAAATAATGGGGCCGGTTATGTTCATTTAACAGACGGACTTTGGTTTGGGATTACCTATGGTACTGATAATGGCCAAGTTGACATTCCGCCATCCACTCCTGTCCCTGCCTACAGCTCCCAATGGTTTACCTCATCCCAAATCATCAACTGGATTGGAACAGGAAATAACAAAAGCCTTGTTGTGATAGACTTTGGAACCGATAATGCCAATGGCAGTGCAAATTCTTTTGTTTTTGGAATTAAATATAACGGAAGTATAACCGCAGAACAGGCACTACAGCTTATTAAGTCTCAGGCTTCCTATTTTAATTTCACTTCAGGTAATAATCAAATCTCCAATCTATCATTAAATACCTTTGCAGGAAACACTTCAGGAACACAAAACTGGAAATTATATACAGGAAAAGATCTTTCGAGCTGGCAGAAAAAAGCAGATCTTAGTCAAATACAATTGAGTAATAATAGCTGGCTAGGATTAGGTTTTGGAGAAAGGAGACCATTTACTCCTACAGAAGCTAATAATGCAACATTAGGAGTTGCTTCTGTACAGAAAAATAAATTCGGTGTTTATCCTAATCCGACAAGTGATTTTATTCATATTGAAACATCAGAAAACATTAAGGAAGTGAATATTTATTCTGCGCCGGGACAAAAGGTAATGACTTCCCAAGCAGCAACAATCAATGTGAAATCTTTAAATGCAGGCGTATATTGGGTGGAGATTAAGACATCGAACAGTTCTACGATACATAGGATGGTTAAGAAATAA
- the clpP gene encoding ATP-dependent Clp endopeptidase proteolytic subunit ClpP, whose protein sequence is MDIKKDFRDFSVKHLGNNGLVTDQYMGMYGPTNLTPYIMEERRLNVAQMDVFSRLMMDRIIFLGTGIDDQVANIVTAQLLFLESADPSKDIQIYINSPGGSVYAGLGIYDTMQIIKPDVATICTGMAASMGAVLLVAGEKGKRSALKHSRVMIHQPSGGAQGVASDMEINLREMLKLKQELYEIIGHHSGQTYEWVEKSSDRDYWMTSEEAKGYGMVDEVLQRSTEKK, encoded by the coding sequence ATGGACATTAAAAAAGATTTCAGAGACTTCTCTGTAAAGCATTTAGGAAACAACGGTTTGGTTACCGATCAGTATATGGGTATGTATGGCCCAACGAATCTTACACCGTACATCATGGAGGAAAGAAGATTAAACGTTGCTCAGATGGACGTTTTCTCCCGTTTGATGATGGACAGAATTATCTTCCTGGGAACAGGTATTGATGATCAGGTAGCGAACATCGTTACAGCACAGCTTTTATTCTTGGAAAGTGCTGATCCGTCAAAAGACATTCAGATCTACATCAACTCTCCTGGTGGTAGCGTTTATGCAGGTTTAGGAATTTATGACACTATGCAGATCATTAAGCCTGACGTAGCAACAATCTGTACAGGTATGGCTGCTTCAATGGGAGCTGTATTATTGGTTGCAGGTGAAAAAGGAAAACGTTCTGCTTTAAAGCACTCAAGAGTAATGATTCACCAGCCTTCAGGAGGTGCACAAGGGGTTGCTTCTGATATGGAGATCAACTTGAGAGAGATGCTGAAATTAAAGCAGGAGCTTTATGAGATCATTGGTCACCATTCAGGACAAACTTATGAGTGGGTTGAAAAATCTTCTGATAGAGATTACTGGATGACTTCTGAAGAAGCAAAAGGCTACGGAATGGTAGATGAGGTTCTTCAAAGATCTACTGAGAAAAAATAA